ATTGACTATATAAAAGGAACAGGATTTTGGTTTGATATACCCGAATTTAGCATGGAATAAACATGGGACTTCTGGGAGCACACGTTTCAATAGCAGGGGGTGTGGAAAATGCCCCGGAAAGGGGCTACGCCCTCAAGTGCGAAACCATACAGATATTTACAAAGAACCAGCGACAATGGATTGCAAAAGAACTTTCTGAAGAGTCAATCAGAGCTTTTAAAGAAAAATTAAAACAGTACAATCTTCAAAAACCGGTTGTTCACGATTCTTACCTTATCAATTTAGCATCTGCGAAAGATGAAACTTACGAAAAGTCAAAGGAAGCATTTATAGATGAAGCCTTAAGGGCGTACCAACTTGGTATACCTTACTTAGTTTTTCATCCTGGATCTAACCCTGATATAGAAGAAGGAATCAAGAGGATTTCAGAGGTACTAAATCTAACTATCTCAAAGGTAAAAGATGTAATCCTCCTTGTTGAAATTACCGCAGGACAGGGAAACGCGATTGGAAGAA
Above is a genomic segment from bacterium containing:
- the nfo gene encoding deoxyribonuclease IV; protein product: MGLLGAHVSIAGGVENAPERGYALKCETIQIFTKNQRQWIAKELSEESIRAFKEKLKQYNLQKPVVHDSYLINLASAKDETYEKSKEAFIDEALRAYQLGIPYLVFHPGSNPDIEEGIKRISEVLNLTISKVKDVILLVEITAGQGNAIGRRFEEIAKIIERVEEKSRIGVCFDTAHVFESGYDIRDEESYHQTLENFDKIIGLEYLMCFHLNDSKTPLGSNVDRHEHIGKGEIGLKAFELLVNDPRFKEHPMILETPGGEEFYEENLKVLRKLIKSQKGTK